CCTCAGCGGCCTGTGGCTGGCCTGGCCGCGCCAGCACAGCCGCGCCGCCTGGTGGCGGGCGCTGACGGTCAAGGCCGGCAGCGCGCCGGCGCGCTGGTGGTACGACCTGCACCGCGCCTCGGGCCTGTGGCTGGCGCCGCTGGCCCTGCTGCTGTCCTTGACCGGCGCCGCGCTGGTGTTCGACGACAGCACCCGCGCCATGGTCTCGGCCGTGCTGCCCAGCCAGTGGTTGCCGCGCATGGCCGCGGCCATGACGCCGGCCACCCCGGCCACACCGGCCACCCCGGCCACCCCGGCCGCCGGCCCGCTGCTGGCGCCCGATGCGCTGCTGGCGGTGGCCACGGCGCACTTTCCGCAAGCGGCCTGGTCGCGCCTGAGCCTGCCCACGCGCCAGCAGCCGGTGGCCGAGGTGCGCCTGCTGCAGCCGGGCGAGCCCCGGGCAGACACCGGCAGCACCCGGGTGCGCATCGATGGCCAGGGCCGCATCGCCGCGGTGCACGACCCGCTGCGCGGGCCGGCCGGCAACACCGTGGTCGACTGGCTGTTTCCGCTGCACAGCGGTGAAGCCCTGGGCCTGCTGGCGCGGCTGCTGTGGAGCCTGTTCGGCCTGCTGCCCGCCCTGCTGCTGGGCAGCGGCCTGTGGCTGTGGTGGCGACGCACCCGCGCCCACACCCGCACCCTCACCCGCACACACACCGGCGCTCGGCGCGCCGCGGTGCCGGCCGCCGCGCAAGCGCCGCGCCGCGATCAGGCGCCGGGCTGACCCACGCCGCTCAGCCGGCCAGGCGCGCGCGCATCGCGTCGATCACGGCGCGGTAGTCGGGCTGGCCGAAGATCGCGCTGCCGGCCACGAAGGTGTCGGCGCCGGCGTCGGCCACCTGGCGGATGTTGTCGACCTTGATGCCGCCGTCCACCTCGAGCCGGATGTCGCGGCCCGAGGCCTCGATCAGGCGGCGGATCTGCTCGATCTTCTTCAGCGCCGAGGGGATGAAGCTCTGGCCGCCGAAGCCGGGGTTCACGCTCATCACCAGCACCAGGTCGAGCTGCTCGAGCGTCCACTCCAGCACGTCGATCGGCAGCGCCGGGTTGAACACCAGGCCGGCCTGGCAGCCCGCGGCCTTGATCAGCTGCACCGTGCGGTCGACATGGGTGCTGGCGTCGGGGTGAAAGCTGATCAGGTTGGCGCCGGCCTTGGCAAAGGCCTGGGCCAGCGCATCCACCGGCTGCACCATCAGGTGCACGTCGATCGGCACCGGCGTGCCGTCGGGCCGCACCGCATGCCTGCGCAGCGCCTCGCACACCATCGGGCCGAAGGTGAGGTTGGGCACGTAGTGGTTGTCCATCACGTCGAAATGGATCCAGTCGGCGCCGTCGGCGATGACCTGGCGCACTTCCTCGCCCAGGCGGGCAAAGTCGGCCGAGAGGATGCTGGGGGCGATGCGGTAGGTGCGGCTCATGGGGTTGGCGTGCAAGGGAACTTGAGGGCGCCCGGGGAGATCCCTCAGCGCAACCGGCACGATTTTCGCAGCCTTCCTAGAATGCGCCCTATGGCCCGCCCTC
The genomic region above belongs to Aquabacterium sp. OR-4 and contains:
- the rpe gene encoding ribulose-phosphate 3-epimerase, with the protein product MSRTYRIAPSILSADFARLGEEVRQVIADGADWIHFDVMDNHYVPNLTFGPMVCEALRRHAVRPDGTPVPIDVHLMVQPVDALAQAFAKAGANLISFHPDASTHVDRTVQLIKAAGCQAGLVFNPALPIDVLEWTLEQLDLVLVMSVNPGFGGQSFIPSALKKIEQIRRLIEASGRDIRLEVDGGIKVDNIRQVADAGADTFVAGSAIFGQPDYRAVIDAMRARLAG
- a CDS encoding PepSY-associated TM helix domain-containing protein — encoded protein: MRKTLAWLHRWSALLAGLVLALLGLSGSLMVWQAEIDAALNPAWFAAQPARCSALPAAPAAPAAPVARVLAVLKQAAPAARPAIVVAPQQAGAAHQVWERRDAASGLRREHFIDAQCGLYLGQRLRGAVRLDRAHAVPLLYELHSRLLAGDEGHLVVGATGLVLAGLTLSGLWLAWPRQHSRAAWWRALTVKAGSAPARWWYDLHRASGLWLAPLALLLSLTGAALVFDDSTRAMVSAVLPSQWLPRMAAAMTPATPATPATPATPAAGPLLAPDALLAVATAHFPQAAWSRLSLPTRQQPVAEVRLLQPGEPRADTGSTRVRIDGQGRIAAVHDPLRGPAGNTVVDWLFPLHSGEALGLLARLLWSLFGLLPALLLGSGLWLWWRRTRAHTRTLTRTHTGARRAAVPAAAQAPRRDQAPG